A single region of the Nitrosomonas sp. Is79A3 genome encodes:
- a CDS encoding type II toxin-antitoxin system HicA family toxin encodes MPKLPVISGIEAIKALERLGFSVVRQRSSHIVLREDSSGCVVPNHHELKVGTLSGFLSKQECRQMN; translated from the coding sequence ATGCCTAAGTTGCCCGTTATTTCCGGGATAGAAGCGATAAAAGCGCTGGAACGATTGGGTTTCTCCGTAGTACGTCAGCGCAGCAGCCATATCGTTCTTCGCGAAGATTCTTCTGGCTGTGTTGTGCCCAATCATCACGAATTGAAAGTGGGAACTCTGAGTGGATTCTTAAGCAAGCAAGAATGTCGCCAGATGAATTGA